The following are from one region of the Streptomyces decoyicus genome:
- a CDS encoding cyclase family protein, producing the protein MTGNPGEAPTSPSAGAGNGPAVSRQEFDALFAAVRTWGRWTPADRGAWNRVTPDHVRRATALARSGTVVPLARPWNTAAGPDNSKPALHYMSDLGDVEAPEPSTHKDFIAVDYHGKATSHLDALAHAAYRGQLYGGRAAREYVDAGGARFGAVSALGPLVTRGVLLDLPTVLGCPWLEPGRAVHAGDIVSAERALGVTIGEGDAVLLRSGSVRRRREEGAWDPGTASAGFHVDAVPLLAERGIALLGGDGDSDVRPSPVEGVHSPVHALALAAMGVPLLDNLDLEALSAAGAVAGRYEFLLVVAPLNIPGGTGSPVNPVAVL; encoded by the coding sequence ATGACCGGCAACCCCGGTGAGGCACCGACTTCCCCATCGGCCGGGGCGGGGAACGGGCCCGCCGTCTCCCGCCAGGAGTTCGACGCACTGTTCGCGGCGGTCCGTACGTGGGGCCGCTGGACGCCCGCCGACCGCGGCGCCTGGAACCGGGTGACACCGGACCACGTACGGCGGGCCACCGCCCTGGCCCGGTCCGGAACGGTCGTCCCCCTGGCGCGCCCGTGGAACACGGCAGCGGGCCCGGACAACAGCAAGCCGGCCTTGCACTACATGTCCGACCTGGGGGACGTGGAGGCTCCGGAACCCTCCACGCACAAGGACTTCATCGCCGTCGACTACCACGGCAAAGCGACCAGCCACCTGGACGCCCTGGCCCATGCCGCCTACCGGGGACAGCTCTACGGCGGCCGCGCGGCGCGCGAGTACGTCGATGCCGGAGGGGCCCGCTTCGGTGCCGTATCGGCACTGGGCCCCCTCGTGACCAGAGGGGTGCTGCTCGACCTGCCCACCGTGCTGGGGTGCCCCTGGCTGGAGCCGGGGCGGGCTGTGCACGCCGGGGACATCGTGTCCGCGGAGCGGGCACTCGGCGTGACGATCGGCGAGGGCGACGCGGTGCTGCTGCGGTCCGGCAGCGTCCGCCGCCGCCGGGAGGAGGGCGCCTGGGACCCCGGTACGGCGAGCGCGGGCTTTCACGTGGACGCCGTGCCCCTGCTGGCCGAGCGGGGGATCGCCCTGCTCGGCGGCGACGGCGACAGCGACGTACGGCCCTCACCGGTCGAGGGGGTGCATTCTCCGGTCCACGCGCTCGCCCTCGCCGCGATGGGAGTGCCGCTCCTGGACAACCTCGACCTCGAAGCGCTGTCCGCCGCCGGCGCGGTGGCGGGCCGCTATGAGTTCCTCCTCGTGGTGGCCCCGCTGAACATCCCGGGCGGCACGGGCTCACCCGTCAACCCGGTCGCGGTGCTGTGA
- a CDS encoding MarR family winged helix-turn-helix transcriptional regulator, with the protein MTIGDDEALQLVVSLHRLTRSLRRASTAGSIHLTHIAVLALLTRQGPARVGEIAQWVPCSQPTATAAVIGLEEAGLVRRESDPADKRASRVLLTERGTAALADIARGEAEVLATRLASLRPAEIRQLAEVEPLLRRLADTAD; encoded by the coding sequence ATGACAATCGGTGACGACGAGGCGCTACAGCTGGTGGTCTCCCTGCACCGGCTCACCCGGAGCCTGCGCAGGGCCTCCACGGCGGGCAGCATCCATCTGACACATATCGCCGTCCTGGCACTGCTGACACGGCAGGGCCCGGCCCGGGTCGGCGAGATCGCGCAGTGGGTGCCCTGCTCCCAGCCGACCGCCACCGCCGCCGTCATCGGGCTGGAGGAGGCGGGCCTGGTCCGCCGCGAGTCCGACCCGGCCGACAAGCGGGCCAGCCGGGTCCTGCTCACCGAACGCGGCACCGCCGCGCTGGCCGACATCGCACGCGGCGAAGCCGAGGTCCTGGCCACCCGCCTCGCTTCGCTGCGGCCCGCCGAGATCCGCCAACTCGCCGAGGTGGAACCCCTGCTGCGCAGGCTCGCGGACACGGCGGACTGA
- the asnB gene encoding asparagine synthase (glutamine-hydrolyzing): MCGITGWISFDRELRSEQETVDAMTGTMACRGPDDRGTWVQGPAALGHCRLAIIDLPGGRQPMTAERTDGSPVTLVYSGEAYNFGELRKELVSRGHRFTTGSDTEVVLRGYLEWGEEVAGRLNGMFAFAVWDEQRRRLVMIRDRMGIKPLYYYPTPDGVLFGSEPKAILAHPLARRNIGLDGLRELFAFVKTPGHAIWEGMHEVEPGTVVTVDRNGLRRHVYWSLRTRAHLDDRDTSIARVRALLDDIVRRQLVADVPRCTLLSGGLDSSAMTALAARQLGETDETVRSFAVDFVGQTEHFVADELRATPDTPYVHDVARLAGTDHQDIVLDSADLADLDVRAKVIRARDIPMGFGDMDASLYLLFKAIRRHSTVALSGESADEVFGGYKQFFDEEARRADTFPWLVRFAERFGDDGNILNPAVTTALDLGSYIQDGYRSAVKDVERLDGESDFEFRMRKICYLHLTRFVRILLDRKDRASMAVGLEVRVPFCDHRLVEYVYNTPWALKSFDGREKSLLREATADLLPKSVYDRAKSPYPSTQDPQYAVALQHHAKDLLSRSSHPVFDLVDRNWLKRAAHHDAPQITQASRRGLEKTLDLALWWDMYSPTVTLS, encoded by the coding sequence ATGTGTGGCATCACCGGCTGGATTTCCTTCGACCGTGAGCTGCGCTCCGAGCAGGAGACCGTGGACGCGATGACCGGGACGATGGCCTGCCGCGGTCCCGACGACCGTGGCACCTGGGTGCAGGGACCGGCCGCTCTCGGCCACTGCCGCCTCGCGATCATCGACCTGCCCGGCGGACGTCAGCCGATGACCGCCGAGCGGACGGACGGCAGCCCGGTCACCCTCGTGTACTCCGGCGAGGCCTACAACTTCGGCGAACTCAGGAAGGAACTCGTCTCCAGGGGCCACCGTTTCACGACCGGCTCCGACACCGAGGTCGTCCTGCGCGGATACCTCGAGTGGGGCGAGGAGGTCGCCGGACGGCTCAACGGGATGTTCGCGTTCGCGGTCTGGGACGAGCAGCGCCGACGGCTCGTCATGATCCGCGACCGGATGGGGATCAAGCCGCTCTACTACTACCCCACCCCTGACGGCGTGCTGTTCGGCTCCGAGCCGAAGGCGATCCTCGCCCACCCGCTCGCCCGTCGGAACATCGGCCTCGACGGCCTCCGCGAGCTCTTCGCCTTCGTCAAGACACCCGGCCACGCCATCTGGGAGGGCATGCACGAGGTGGAGCCCGGCACCGTGGTCACCGTGGACCGCAACGGGCTGCGCCGGCACGTCTACTGGTCGCTGCGGACCCGTGCGCACCTCGACGACCGGGACACCTCGATCGCCCGGGTCCGTGCCCTGCTCGACGACATCGTCCGCCGTCAGCTCGTCGCCGATGTGCCGCGCTGCACCCTGCTGTCGGGCGGCCTGGACTCCTCCGCCATGACCGCGCTGGCGGCCCGTCAGCTGGGCGAGACGGACGAGACGGTACGCAGCTTCGCGGTCGACTTCGTCGGGCAGACCGAGCACTTCGTGGCCGACGAGCTGCGCGCCACCCCCGACACCCCCTACGTGCACGACGTGGCCCGCCTCGCCGGCACCGACCACCAGGACATCGTGCTGGACTCTGCCGACCTGGCCGACCTCGATGTCCGCGCGAAGGTCATCCGCGCACGGGACATCCCGATGGGCTTCGGCGACATGGACGCCTCGCTCTACCTGCTGTTCAAGGCGATCCGCCGGCACTCGACGGTCGCTCTGTCCGGCGAGTCGGCGGACGAGGTCTTCGGCGGGTACAAGCAGTTCTTCGACGAGGAGGCCCGCCGGGCCGACACCTTCCCCTGGCTCGTCCGCTTCGCGGAGCGCTTCGGCGACGACGGCAACATCCTGAACCCCGCTGTCACGACCGCCCTCGACCTGGGCTCCTACATCCAGGACGGCTACCGCTCCGCCGTCAAGGACGTCGAGCGTCTCGACGGGGAGAGCGACTTCGAGTTCCGCATGCGCAAGATCTGCTATCTGCATCTGACGCGCTTCGTCCGGATTCTTCTCGACCGCAAGGACCGCGCCAGCATGGCGGTCGGACTGGAGGTACGGGTGCCGTTCTGCGACCACCGGCTGGTCGAGTACGTCTACAACACGCCGTGGGCGCTGAAGTCCTTCGACGGACGGGAGAAGAGCCTGTTGCGCGAGGCCACGGCGGATCTGCTGCCGAAGTCGGTGTACGACCGCGCGAAGAGCCCCTACCCCTCCACACAGGACCCGCAGTACGCGGTCGCGCTGCAGCACCACGCCAAGGACCTGCTGTCGCGTTCCTCGCACCCCGTGTTCGACCTGGTCGACCGCAACTGGCTGAAGCGCGCCGCGCACCACGATGCTCCGCAGATCACCCAGGCGTCCCGGCGCGGGCTGGAGAAGACGCTGGATCTGGCCCTGTGGTGGGACATGTACTCCCCCACGGTTACGCTCTCCTGA
- a CDS encoding SpoIIE family protein phosphatase, with amino-acid sequence MCAADVRPSDAGDPEGRKPPAGGPGGKSSQPSGLMDLLAVAAVLVNAEGRIVLWSPQAEDLYGYTAEEALGQYAAPLLIHEEHWDLVIKKFAEVMETGKSWGGTFPVRHKDGAERLVELRNMRLLDDRGDFYALGLATDSPTLREVERDVALSTRLISQSPIGLAILDTELRYVAVNPALERMHGIPAEDHLGRHYREIMTAAKFEVPEAAMRQVLETGVPMVDQATVVGRSPADPEHQHAWSISLYRLEDPQGRVLGVADLVVDVTDRYQAAMEATEARRRLALIADGSARIGTTLEVEQTARELAEVTVPELADMVTVDVLDSVLGEHRPARDEGPALFRALAVKGAYPTEALQAADPPGQTAAYDADRLATQCVRTGRPILVSRADDHDLARIARDDHAAALLARAGVHSYLLAPLTARGQILGCLGLTRARNPLPFDEDDLALAAELASRAAVCIDNARSHQSVRNAAETLQRSLLPDHPPHLPGLQIASRYRPAQATYEIGGDWYDVLPLEEDKTALVVGDVMGSGIDAAATMGRLRTATGAFADLDLDPAQVLQHLDKITAGLEHYIATCVYATYDPHRAECHIATAGHLPPVLVRRGRRPELLDLPTGTPLGVGGVPFETTTFCLDPGDQLVLYTDGLVETRHHPIDVRLETLRRLLDAPDRSLEETCDRLLRELRRPDDPDDVALLIARTRPFTSAS; translated from the coding sequence GTGTGCGCAGCCGATGTGCGTCCGTCCGACGCCGGCGACCCGGAGGGCAGGAAGCCGCCCGCCGGTGGACCGGGGGGCAAGTCGTCGCAGCCGAGCGGGCTGATGGACCTCCTCGCTGTTGCCGCGGTGCTGGTGAACGCGGAGGGGCGGATCGTCCTCTGGAGCCCGCAGGCCGAGGATCTGTACGGCTACACCGCCGAGGAAGCGCTCGGGCAGTACGCGGCGCCGCTGCTCATCCACGAAGAGCACTGGGACCTGGTGATCAAGAAGTTCGCCGAGGTCATGGAGACCGGCAAGAGCTGGGGCGGCACGTTCCCGGTCCGGCACAAGGACGGCGCCGAACGGCTGGTGGAACTGCGCAATATGCGGCTGCTGGACGACCGCGGTGATTTCTACGCCCTGGGGCTCGCCACCGACTCACCGACGCTGCGCGAGGTGGAGCGGGACGTCGCCCTGTCCACCCGGCTGATCTCCCAGTCCCCCATCGGGCTGGCGATACTCGACACCGAACTGCGCTATGTGGCCGTCAACCCCGCCCTGGAGCGGATGCACGGCATTCCCGCGGAAGATCATCTCGGCCGGCACTACCGCGAGATCATGACCGCCGCGAAGTTCGAGGTGCCCGAGGCCGCCATGCGGCAGGTCCTGGAGACGGGCGTCCCCATGGTCGACCAGGCCACTGTCGTCGGCCGCAGCCCCGCCGATCCTGAGCACCAGCACGCCTGGTCGATCTCGTTGTACCGGCTGGAGGACCCCCAGGGGCGGGTGCTCGGGGTGGCCGACCTGGTGGTGGACGTCACCGACCGGTACCAGGCAGCCATGGAGGCCACCGAGGCCCGGCGGCGGCTGGCCCTGATCGCGGACGGGTCCGCCCGTATCGGCACCACCTTGGAGGTGGAGCAGACCGCCCGGGAGCTGGCCGAGGTCACCGTTCCCGAACTCGCCGACATGGTCACGGTCGATGTGCTCGATTCCGTCCTCGGTGAGCACCGTCCCGCGCGCGACGAAGGCCCCGCGCTCTTTCGCGCCCTCGCCGTGAAAGGCGCCTACCCCACCGAAGCCCTCCAGGCCGCCGACCCTCCGGGCCAGACCGCCGCCTACGACGCCGACCGCCTGGCCACCCAATGCGTGCGCACCGGCCGCCCGATCCTGGTCTCCCGAGCGGACGACCACGACCTGGCGCGCATCGCCCGCGACGACCACGCCGCCGCATTGCTGGCCCGCGCCGGGGTGCACTCCTACCTGCTCGCCCCGCTCACCGCCCGCGGCCAGATCCTCGGCTGTCTGGGTCTCACCCGCGCCCGCAACCCGCTGCCCTTCGACGAGGACGACCTCGCCCTCGCCGCCGAGCTGGCCTCCCGCGCCGCCGTGTGCATCGACAACGCCCGCTCCCACCAGAGCGTGCGCAACGCCGCCGAGACCCTCCAGCGCAGCCTGCTCCCCGACCACCCGCCCCACCTCCCCGGTCTCCAGATCGCCTCCCGGTACCGGCCCGCGCAGGCCACGTACGAGATCGGCGGCGACTGGTACGACGTCCTCCCGCTCGAAGAGGACAAGACCGCACTCGTCGTGGGCGACGTCATGGGCAGCGGTATCGACGCCGCCGCCACCATGGGCCGCCTGCGCACCGCCACCGGCGCCTTCGCCGACCTCGATCTCGACCCCGCCCAGGTCCTCCAGCACCTCGACAAGATCACCGCAGGGCTGGAGCACTACATCGCCACCTGCGTCTACGCCACCTACGATCCGCACCGCGCCGAATGCCACATCGCCACCGCCGGTCACCTGCCGCCGGTCCTGGTCCGCAGGGGCCGCCGCCCCGAACTCCTCGACCTGCCCACCGGCACCCCGCTCGGGGTCGGCGGCGTCCCCTTCGAGACCACCACCTTCTGCCTCGACCCGGGCGACCAACTGGTCCTGTACACCGACGGGCTGGTCGAGACCCGCCACCACCCCATCGACGTACGCCTCGAAACCCTGCGGCGCCTGCTCGACGCCCCCGACCGTTCCCTGGAGGAGACCTGCGACCGGCTCCTTCGCGAACTCCGGCGCCCCGACGACCCGGATGACGTCGCCCTGCTCATCGCCCGCACCCGGCCCTTCACCTCCGCCTCGTAG
- a CDS encoding DUF6131 family protein has protein sequence MVVLGIILLIVGFLTGISILWTIGIILAVIGAILWILGSLGHAVGGRKHYW, from the coding sequence GTGGTCGTTCTCGGAATTATTCTGCTCATCGTCGGATTCCTGACCGGAATTTCCATCCTCTGGACCATCGGAATCATTCTCGCCGTGATCGGCGCGATTCTGTGGATCCTCGGCTCGCTGGGGCACGCGGTCGGCGGGCGAAAGCATTACTGGTAG
- a CDS encoding PepSY-associated TM helix domain-containing protein, whose product MPTEQRLASSKAGDAPDAVGSDTQRAAVQRTGWSVLRPLVLRLHFYAGVLVAPFLLVTAVTGLLYAGSFQAEKVIYAHELSVPAGEHTLPVSRQVAAARKAHPEGKVAAVRPAPQPGDTTRVLLSDVPGVTAEHQLAVFVDPHTGSVRGALETYGATGALPMRTWLDDLHRNLHLGEGGRLYSELAASWLWVVAGGGLALWIGRKRTHRKLRALALPDRAATGRRRTLSWHGAVGVWAAVGLFFLSATGLTWSTYAGANIDEIRRSLGQATPTVSTAVAEDHAHHGGSGGMAGMPDMPGMDGKKGGASGGAASADVGIDKVLEAARAEGLSNPVEIGLPTDSGSAYVVKQVQRSWPEKQDAVAVDPGTGKVTDVSRFADHPVLAKLTRYGIDLHTGTLFGIVNQIALAALALALIFLIVLGYRMWWQRRPTRAHALSFGRPIPRGAWRQTPLPVLIPLVLVVAVVGWAVPLLGISLAAFLVVDILLGVIGRRRVPAPVD is encoded by the coding sequence GTGCCCACTGAACAACGTCTCGCGTCGAGCAAGGCCGGCGATGCCCCGGACGCCGTCGGCTCCGACACGCAACGGGCGGCCGTACAGCGGACCGGATGGTCCGTCCTTCGCCCGCTGGTGTTGCGCCTGCACTTCTATGCCGGTGTGCTCGTCGCGCCTTTCCTCCTCGTCACCGCGGTCACCGGACTGCTCTACGCCGGCTCGTTCCAGGCGGAGAAGGTGATCTATGCGCACGAGTTGAGCGTCCCGGCCGGTGAGCACACGCTGCCGGTGTCCCGGCAGGTCGCCGCCGCCCGCAAGGCGCACCCGGAGGGCAAGGTCGCCGCCGTACGCCCGGCACCGCAGCCGGGGGACACCACGCGCGTCCTGCTCTCCGACGTGCCGGGAGTGACCGCCGAGCACCAGCTCGCCGTCTTCGTCGACCCGCACACCGGCAGCGTCCGGGGAGCGCTGGAGACGTACGGCGCCACGGGTGCGCTGCCGATGCGCACCTGGCTCGACGACCTCCATCGCAATCTCCACCTGGGCGAGGGCGGCCGCCTCTACAGCGAACTGGCCGCCAGCTGGCTGTGGGTGGTCGCCGGCGGCGGACTCGCGCTGTGGATCGGGCGTAAGCGCACCCACCGCAAACTGCGGGCCCTCGCACTGCCGGATCGCGCCGCCACCGGACGGCGCAGGACGCTGTCATGGCACGGCGCGGTGGGGGTGTGGGCGGCGGTCGGCCTGTTCTTCCTCTCCGCCACGGGGCTGACCTGGTCCACGTACGCCGGGGCGAACATCGACGAAATCCGCCGGTCACTCGGGCAGGCGACGCCGACCGTCTCGACGGCCGTGGCCGAGGACCATGCCCACCACGGCGGCTCCGGCGGGATGGCGGGGATGCCCGACATGCCGGGGATGGACGGGAAAAAGGGCGGCGCGTCGGGCGGGGCGGCGTCCGCGGACGTGGGCATCGACAAGGTGCTCGAGGCGGCCCGCGCCGAGGGACTGTCCAACCCCGTGGAGATCGGCCTGCCGACGGACAGCGGCAGCGCCTATGTCGTCAAGCAGGTACAGCGCAGCTGGCCGGAGAAGCAGGACGCCGTCGCCGTGGACCCGGGCACGGGCAAGGTCACGGACGTCTCGCGCTTCGCGGACCACCCCGTCCTCGCCAAGCTCACCCGCTACGGCATCGACCTGCACACCGGCACCCTGTTCGGCATCGTCAACCAGATCGCCCTGGCCGCGCTCGCCCTCGCGCTGATCTTCCTGATCGTCCTGGGGTACCGAATGTGGTGGCAGCGCCGCCCCACCCGCGCCCACGCCCTGTCCTTCGGACGGCCCATTCCGCGTGGCGCGTGGCGGCAGACTCCGCTGCCCGTACTGATCCCGCTCGTGCTCGTCGTCGCGGTGGTGGGCTGGGCGGTGCCTCTGCTCGGCATCTCGCTCGCCGCGTTCCTGGTCGTGGACATCCTGCTCGGTGTGATCGGACGCCGGCGCGTCCCTGCCCCGGTGGACTGA